The Lycium barbarum isolate Lr01 chromosome 10, ASM1917538v2, whole genome shotgun sequence genome includes a region encoding these proteins:
- the LOC132612789 gene encoding uncharacterized protein LOC132612789 — translation MAVEAARLALEAAERDRNKNRDEQGAREAVTTQEQQILLSSYARPSLETIAKAIVRPDITGKFELKEGIVRLLSLFPFSLIGEAMEWLTNLPVGSIISWEVLSNKFIDMFFSPKKTKELRGRIANFTQRDSESLTHAWERYKGYLQDCSHHMQPKEIIGNYFIEGLKHESRVLLNATAQGQILNKTYEEMEALLELMSEGAYEYQETSRGLPQKAAGVLQVDDVAAMRADTSTLTNVMLRAFPQAQQIQPVQHIQQAACVSCGLPHDYSNCPLNPESIYYVGQQNRGVGNRGNYYENNYNTPFGKQDFHKPNNYQQPQAQPASNLEEMMKQIMLKHKPQGVLASDTEKNPKECEVITLRNGKALEEVPPKKKSIAEAELIPAKRAEPKQIVAEQPVEEVVRPPLPFPQRLQKQKADSACKKFLELLKQVHINIPLVELLQEVPKYAKYIKDVVENKRHWTEFETVALTEECSSRVRSKIPPKLNDLGNFTISITIGNIEVGIALCDLGASINLMPTSVFRTWGLSEPMPTTITLQLADRSLAYPDDKSVPLIMGRGFLATVDAVIRVRDGKMSMTVDGQEATFDVLKLPSFQPIMRS, via the exons ATGGCTGTTgaagcagcaagacttgctcttgaagCGGCAGAAAGGGATAGAAACAAAAACAGGGATGAACAGGGTGCAAGAGAGGCTGTGACGACTCAAGAACAACAGATTCTTTTGTCCAGTTATGCTAGACCTAGTCTGGAAACTATTGCTAAGGCTATCGTCAGGCCTGACATTACTGGAAAATTTGAGCTGAAAGAAGGAATAGTGCGgctg ctgtccttatTTCCGTTCTCATTGATTGGTGAAGCGATGGAATGGTTGACAAATCTGCCTGTGGGTTCTATCATTTCTTGGGAGGTATTATCGAATAAATTCATTGACATGTTTTTCTcacccaagaaaacaaaggaactGCGAGGGagaattgctaacttcactcagagagattcTGAATCTCTGAcacacgcttgggaaaggtataagggctaTCTGCAAGATTGCTCAcatcacatgcagccaaaggagatcattggaaACTATTTTATTGAAGGACTTAAGCATGAATCAAGGGTCTTATTGAATGCTACAGCTCAAGGGCAGatcttaaacaaaacatatgaggAGATGGAAGCTCTTCTTGAGTTGATGTCCGAAGGGGCTTATGAATACCAAGAGACGAGCCGGGGGTTACCACAGAAAGCTGCTGGGGTTCTTCAAGTGGATGATGTTGCAGCTATGCGGGCTGATACAAGTACTcttactaatgtgatgttaaGGGCGTTTCCTCAAGCACAGCAGATCCAACCAGTTCAACATATTCAACAAGCAGCGTGTGTAAGTTGTGGTTTACCTCATGATTATTCTAATTGCCCATTGAATCCAGAATCCATCTATTATGTGGGGCAGCAGAACCGCGGTGTCGGAAATCGTGGGAACTATTATGAAAACAATTACAATACTCCATTCGGGAAGCAGGACTTCCACAAGCCGAACAATTATCAGCAACCCCAGGCTCAGCCAGCTAGCAATTTGGAAGAGATGATGAAGCAGATTATGCTCAAACACAA ACCACAGGGTGTTCTTGCTAGTGATACTGAGAAGAATCCAAAGGAATGCGAGGTAATCACCTTGAGGAATGGCAAAGCACTTGAAGAAGTGCCTCCAAAAAAGAAGAGCATAGCAGAAGCAGAACTTATCCCTGCTAAGCGAGCTGAGCCAAAGCAGATAGTCGCGGAGCAACCCGTAGAGGAAGTGGTTCGACCACCCCTTCCTTTTCCACAGCGACTTCAGAAGCAAAAAGCAGATTCGGCttgcaagaaatttcttgaactcttaaaacaggtGCACATCAACATTCCTTTGGTGGAGCTTTTGCAAGAAGTTCCAAAATATGCGAAGTATATCAAAGATGTGGTTGAGAACAAAAGGCACTGGACAGAGTTTGAAactgttgcacttactgaggagtgcagttctagagtgaggagtaaaattCCTCCAAAGTTGAATGATCTGGGTAACTTCACGATTTCGATTACTATTGGCAACATTGAAGTTGGGATAGCATTGTGTGActtgggtgctagtattaatctgatgcctACTTCCGTGTTCCGAACGTGGGGCTTGAGTGAGCCTATGCCAACGACTATTACTTTGCAGCTGGCTGATCGATCTCTTgcttatcctgatg ataagagtgttcctctcatcatgggAAGAGGATTCTTGGCTACTGTTGACGCTGTGATCCGAGTTAGAGACgggaagatgtccatgacagttGATGGACAAGAGGCGACTTTTGACGTTTTAAAGCTACCAAGcttccagcccattatgaggagTTGA